The proteins below are encoded in one region of Metabacillus dongyingensis:
- a CDS encoding DUF3311 domain-containing protein yields the protein MKKQYFIGLLIFIPFLQIILLPFVNRIDPIILGLPFLHLWLFLWIALTPLCTWGIFKIQKNQGGLE from the coding sequence GTGAAAAAGCAATATTTTATTGGTTTACTTATTTTTATCCCATTTTTACAGATTATCTTGCTTCCTTTCGTAAACAGGATCGATCCGATCATACTCGGATTGCCGTTCCTTCACCTCTGGCTCTTCCTGTGGATTGCCCTGACTCCTTTATGTACGTGGGGAATCTTTAAAATCCAAAAGAATCAGGGAGGTCTTGAATGA
- a CDS encoding flagellar basal body rod protein, translating to MKKFGLLIAGGIAAIVLLANLAPMLALAISLVILYYSYKGFMKTDSTGMKVFWAIAGIIALCASASNLPAVLGAVAAYILYIVYKKWNNKEKTAFKETNDPFTNFERQWAEMKKNQ from the coding sequence ATGAAAAAATTCGGTTTATTGATCGCAGGGGGAATAGCAGCCATAGTCCTGCTCGCAAATCTTGCCCCAATGCTGGCACTGGCCATCAGTCTGGTTATCCTTTATTACTCGTATAAAGGATTCATGAAGACTGATTCAACTGGAATGAAAGTTTTCTGGGCAATCGCCGGAATCATTGCCTTATGTGCGTCGGCATCAAATCTTCCAGCCGTACTTGGCGCAGTCGCAGCTTACATCCTTTATATTGTCTATAAGAAATGGAACAACAAAGAAAAGACTGCTTTTAAAGAAACAAACGACCCATTCACAAATTTTGAAAGACAATGGGCAGAAATGAAAAAAAATCAATAA
- a CDS encoding PspA/IM30 family protein, with the protein MSNLFTRIKETIKADFHEILDQKEQKNPIALLNQYLRECEQETDKVRNLVERQYLLKEEFTREYKQAEHLTEKRKRQAEIAAQAGETELHEFAVREHEQYQERTVRLSESLKEVTRQLEDLERKYEEMKHKLKDMYIKRMELMGRENTARASHRMNKVLDNSSYSAGSYGRFDEMENYLERLEHQVNTGYHRNTIDGRIAQLEKELKKEDSITQ; encoded by the coding sequence ATGAGTAATTTGTTTACAAGAATTAAGGAAACAATCAAGGCAGATTTTCACGAAATTCTGGATCAAAAAGAGCAGAAAAATCCAATCGCTCTGCTGAATCAATACTTAAGAGAATGTGAGCAGGAAACTGATAAGGTCCGAAACCTTGTGGAAAGACAGTATTTATTAAAAGAGGAATTCACACGCGAATATAAGCAGGCAGAGCACCTTACTGAAAAACGCAAGCGCCAGGCAGAAATTGCAGCACAGGCCGGCGAGACAGAACTGCATGAATTTGCAGTGAGAGAACATGAACAGTATCAGGAGCGTACAGTAAGATTGAGCGAATCCTTAAAAGAAGTAACCCGTCAATTAGAAGATCTTGAACGCAAGTATGAAGAAATGAAGCATAAACTAAAGGACATGTATATCAAGCGCATGGAACTGATGGGCCGTGAAAATACAGCACGCGCTTCTCACCGCATGAACAAAGTATTAGACAACAGCAGCTATTCGGCTGGTTCGTATGGCCGCTTTGATGAGATGGAAAACTATCTTGAGCGATTAGAGCATCAGGTCAATACAGGCTATCACCGCAATACAATTGATGGCAGAATTGCACAGCTTGAAAAAGAACTTAAAAAAGAAGATTCTATTACACAATAA
- the liaF gene encoding cell wall-active antibiotics response protein LiaF encodes MLKKANADMMTYILLIGIVLLMLEVLFDHGGLIFFLFFSSICIYLGKKRLARKTGKLLFWFGLISLIITVMNLWAVKFLIFAFAIYLLFQYRQSKKTPAVITPEIKESISLQKEDVVYKKPLFGNNVFGQQTSAEEIYEWNDINIQSGIGDTIIDLSNTVLPKEECIIVIRNVIGNVKILLPYELDAAFQHSSWAGAVSIFEHREPKFFNQVVSYQTKGYEDAVQKVKVVTSSIVGDLEVKRI; translated from the coding sequence ATGCTCAAAAAAGCGAACGCTGATATGATGACGTATATTTTACTCATTGGAATCGTGCTCCTTATGCTTGAAGTCCTGTTTGATCATGGAGGGCTTATCTTTTTTCTGTTTTTCTCATCAATCTGCATATATCTTGGGAAAAAACGCCTTGCCAGGAAAACGGGAAAACTTCTCTTTTGGTTTGGCTTAATAAGTTTGATTATCACGGTCATGAATTTATGGGCAGTAAAATTTTTGATTTTCGCTTTCGCTATTTATTTATTGTTTCAATACAGGCAGTCTAAAAAAACGCCCGCTGTTATTACACCTGAAATCAAAGAATCCATTTCTCTGCAAAAAGAAGATGTTGTTTATAAGAAACCACTGTTCGGCAACAACGTTTTTGGCCAGCAGACTTCTGCAGAAGAAATCTATGAATGGAATGATATTAATATCCAAAGCGGAATCGGAGACACGATCATCGATCTCAGCAACACCGTATTGCCGAAGGAAGAATGCATCATCGTGATCCGGAATGTCATCGGAAATGTAAAAATCCTTCTCCCTTATGAGCTTGATGCAGCTTTTCAGCATTCTTCATGGGCCGGAGCAGTATCCATCTTTGAACATCGTGAGCCAAAGTTTTTTAATCAGGTTGTTTCGTATCAGACAAAAGGCTATGAGGATGCCGTGCAAAAGGTAAAAGTGGTGACATCTTCGATAGTTGGTGATCTAGAGGTGAAAAGGATATGA
- a CDS encoding sensor histidine kinase, producing the protein MSSIFRQMALGAAISFSVLIFLSASFFVMFPLDDWSILWESEMLDLPLIYFVPAVSLLIGLFLGFLSGIFLRSDIAQLSDGLSQLEQGKYVDGAFSRKSGEFEKIWIHLRNLQKHMTEQTKLSQKLANEKAEEQEKRIQKIVSEERNRLARELHDSVSQQLFAASMMMSAVNESADHRSEAENKQLSIVEQMIHQSQLEMRALLLHLRPAALKGKTLHEGMQELLEELQQKVPMEISWKMEEMKLDKGIEDHLFRILQESVSNTLRHSKAETLEVLFIQRDDLILLRVMDDGAGFKVDAAKTGSYGLQNMHERAALLGGTMKIVSFPGKGTKLEVKIPIVRGENND; encoded by the coding sequence ATGAGCAGCATTTTTCGGCAAATGGCTTTAGGTGCAGCCATTTCTTTTTCCGTTCTCATCTTCTTATCTGCCAGTTTTTTTGTTATGTTTCCGCTTGATGACTGGAGCATTTTATGGGAAAGCGAAATGCTGGATCTTCCTTTAATCTATTTCGTTCCTGCAGTCAGTCTTTTAATTGGCTTGTTTCTCGGCTTTCTCTCGGGGATTTTTCTGCGAAGCGATATTGCACAGCTGTCGGATGGACTTTCACAGCTGGAGCAGGGAAAGTATGTAGATGGCGCTTTTAGCCGAAAATCAGGAGAGTTTGAAAAAATCTGGATACATCTGCGCAATCTTCAAAAGCACATGACAGAGCAAACAAAGCTTTCTCAAAAGCTTGCAAATGAAAAAGCGGAAGAGCAGGAAAAGCGCATTCAAAAAATAGTTTCTGAAGAGCGCAACAGGCTTGCAAGGGAGCTTCATGATTCAGTCAGTCAGCAGCTTTTTGCAGCATCCATGATGATGTCGGCAGTCAATGAATCAGCTGATCATCGCAGTGAGGCAGAAAATAAACAATTAAGCATTGTCGAGCAGATGATTCATCAGTCTCAGCTGGAAATGAGGGCTCTTCTTCTGCATCTCAGACCGGCTGCCCTAAAGGGGAAAACGCTTCACGAAGGAATGCAGGAGCTGTTAGAAGAGCTGCAGCAGAAGGTTCCGATGGAGATCTCATGGAAAATGGAAGAGATGAAGCTTGATAAAGGAATTGAAGATCACCTTTTCCGCATCCTCCAGGAATCTGTTTCAAATACTCTGCGCCATTCAAAAGCAGAAACACTTGAAGTGCTTTTTATTCAACGGGATGATCTGATATTGCTTAGAGTGATGGATGATGGAGCAGGATTTAAAGTAGATGCAGCTAAGACAGGAAGCTATGGTCTGCAGAATATGCACGAACGTGCAGCTCTGCTTGGCGGCACGATGAAAATAGTGAGCTTCCCCGGAAAAGGAACGAAGCTCGAGGTTAAAATACCAATTGTAAGGGGTGAGAATAATGATTAA
- a CDS encoding response regulator transcription factor, which produces MIKVLFVDDHEMVRIGVSSYLAAQSDIEVVGEADNGFKAIELALELRPDIILMDLVMEGMDGIEATRQIIENWPEAKIIIVTSFLDDEKVYPALEAGATSYMLKTSKASEIANAVRNTFHGQSVLEPEVTGKMMMKMRQKPIHNPHDELTAREMEILLLVAEGKTNQEIADELFIALKTVKTHVSNILSKLGVQDRTQAVIYAFKHSLVQ; this is translated from the coding sequence ATGATTAAAGTTTTATTTGTAGATGATCATGAAATGGTGCGGATTGGTGTGTCATCCTATTTAGCTGCTCAAAGCGACATCGAAGTAGTCGGCGAAGCTGATAACGGCTTTAAAGCAATCGAACTTGCACTCGAGCTCCGTCCTGACATAATCTTAATGGATCTTGTCATGGAAGGAATGGACGGGATTGAAGCAACCAGACAAATCATCGAGAACTGGCCAGAAGCCAAAATCATTATTGTCACAAGCTTTTTGGACGATGAAAAAGTGTATCCTGCTCTAGAAGCAGGCGCCACAAGCTATATGCTGAAAACATCTAAAGCAAGCGAAATCGCAAATGCAGTCCGGAATACGTTTCATGGGCAATCTGTTCTCGAACCAGAGGTAACTGGGAAAATGATGATGAAAATGCGTCAAAAACCTATTCATAACCCTCATGATGAGCTGACCGCCAGGGAGATGGAAATTCTGCTGCTCGTGGCAGAAGGAAAAACGAATCAGGAAATTGCCGATGAGTTATTTATAGCATTAAAAACAGTAAAAACCCATGTCAGCAATATCTTAAGCAAGCTCGGCGTGCAGGACCGCACACAAGCCGTTATTTATGCATTTAAACATTCCCTTGTACAATAA
- a CDS encoding globin-coupled sensor protein yields MLKLFSKKQTAETFNPVMGFPDNKQMVFVEDKELSSRLAYMGYTNEQLETLKELKPVVLPLLDELLESVLNHLFKQPVLSRIAMDHTTRARLKTVFADYFKSLLSGEMDERFFEMRNRIGGTHNSAHLPVTWFLATYSAISSLLIPQVIQVLQNEPQKLSVALLALTHAINLDSQLVVDQYMQKRMNELNDLNEENVNLQRELSSISQEMAASVQLTDSTMNDTSSKAEQIREEIQSTQKSSKNLLNLTNKNEEQMDEMVSAFGEVIEKVENSLEGIGNLKGISDQITRMTKEIEGIADQTNLLALNASIEAARAGDHGKGFAVVASEVRKLAEDSKRTSNEINSLISNSNKHMDTIVSIMSSMNDSTQTSQSQIAQVRSGLITVKMEMENYMEMFGRNKVDLDAIVDSIQEINKTTESLSELANVLLQKAERQL; encoded by the coding sequence ATGCTGAAACTTTTCTCAAAAAAACAGACGGCAGAAACATTTAATCCTGTCATGGGGTTTCCTGATAATAAACAGATGGTATTTGTTGAAGATAAAGAATTATCTTCGAGGCTTGCATACATGGGTTATACCAATGAACAGCTCGAAACATTAAAAGAACTGAAGCCAGTTGTCCTGCCGCTGCTTGATGAGCTCCTTGAATCAGTTCTGAATCACTTATTTAAGCAGCCTGTATTAAGCAGGATTGCTATGGATCATACGACAAGAGCACGCTTAAAAACAGTGTTTGCTGATTATTTTAAAAGTCTCCTGAGCGGTGAAATGGATGAACGATTTTTTGAGATGAGAAACCGTATCGGCGGAACGCATAACAGTGCTCACTTGCCTGTTACATGGTTTTTGGCGACATACTCGGCAATCAGCTCCCTGCTGATTCCACAAGTCATTCAGGTGCTTCAAAATGAGCCTCAAAAACTCTCTGTGGCCCTGCTGGCTCTTACACATGCAATAAATCTGGATTCACAGTTAGTAGTTGATCAATATATGCAAAAAAGAATGAATGAGCTGAATGATCTGAACGAAGAAAATGTAAACCTTCAACGGGAGCTGTCTTCCATCAGCCAGGAAATGGCGGCATCTGTTCAGCTTACAGACTCCACTATGAACGATACAAGCTCAAAGGCCGAACAAATCCGGGAAGAAATTCAATCAACTCAAAAAAGCAGCAAAAACCTCCTTAATTTGACGAACAAGAACGAAGAGCAAATGGACGAAATGGTTTCAGCGTTTGGAGAGGTTATTGAAAAAGTGGAAAACTCTCTTGAAGGCATCGGCAACCTTAAAGGCATATCAGATCAAATTACGAGAATGACAAAAGAAATTGAAGGCATTGCAGATCAAACGAATTTACTGGCTCTAAATGCATCAATTGAAGCTGCACGGGCAGGAGATCATGGAAAAGGCTTTGCTGTTGTAGCCAGTGAAGTCAGAAAGCTTGCGGAAGATTCCAAGAGAACGAGCAACGAAATTAACTCATTAATATCAAACAGCAATAAGCATATGGATACGATTGTCTCTATCATGAGTTCAATGAATGATTCAACTCAAACCTCCCAATCTCAAATTGCACAAGTTAGAAGCGGTCTGATAACTGTAAAAATGGAGATGGAGAATTACATGGAAATGTTTGGGCGGAATAAAGTGGATTTGGACGCAATTGTTGATTCCATTCAAGAAATTAATAAAACGACAGAAAGCTTATCGGAACTGGCCAACGTTTTACTGCAAAAAGCGGAGAGACAGCTATAA
- a CDS encoding bifunctional transcriptional activator/DNA repair enzyme AdaA, giving the protein MPDVNLSFEEKWEKIIACDQTYDGLFFTAVKTTKIYCRPSCRSRKPKKINVEFYNDLLSAEQAGFRACKRCQPEIEHSPHLVLVRKVIAFLVNNYNQKLQLQDIAEHAGVSPFYLERLFKQETAETPRSYLEKIRVDKAAHLLISTDKNNLDICFETGFQSPSNFYKIFRRLKNCSPSEYRNLSS; this is encoded by the coding sequence ATGCCGGATGTTAACCTTTCTTTTGAAGAAAAGTGGGAGAAAATCATTGCTTGTGATCAAACCTATGATGGGTTATTTTTTACGGCAGTGAAAACAACTAAAATTTATTGCCGTCCTTCTTGCCGATCCAGAAAGCCTAAAAAAATAAATGTTGAATTTTACAATGACCTATTAAGTGCAGAACAAGCCGGATTCCGTGCCTGCAAGAGGTGTCAGCCAGAAATAGAACACTCTCCCCATCTTGTACTTGTCAGAAAGGTTATTGCTTTCCTGGTAAACAATTATAATCAAAAGCTCCAATTACAGGATATTGCAGAACATGCCGGAGTAAGTCCGTTTTATCTCGAACGGCTATTCAAACAGGAAACGGCTGAAACTCCACGATCCTATTTGGAAAAAATAAGAGTCGACAAGGCTGCCCATCTTCTGATAAGCACGGACAAAAATAATCTGGATATTTGCTTTGAAACTGGATTCCAAAGTCCTTCAAATTTTTACAAGATATTTCGCCGTTTGAAAAATTGTTCGCCAAGTGAATATCGAAACCTTTCCAGTTAA
- a CDS encoding isocitrate lyase/PEP mutase family protein, producing MNKINTFNELHSTEDLLFLGNAWDQLSALALEKAGFKAIGTTSFGIARSLGFTDGENIDFDSHLKIIKRIADSVKIPVSADIEAGYGEDMDTIVSNVLRTADAGVAGINIEDSLKKQMGLKEVEQHSRLLSKMRTELDRTGFEGFYINARIDTYLQKEHPLLETIDRAKAYAESGASGIFVPGLSADEEIKEIVFHVNAPLNILSLPGLTNGTKLKELGVKRFSFGNALSDKMISLLEMNAAHLLEYSDTAHLYEK from the coding sequence ATGAACAAAATAAATACGTTTAATGAGCTCCACTCAACAGAAGATTTATTATTTTTAGGCAATGCCTGGGACCAGCTGTCTGCTTTGGCACTTGAAAAAGCAGGGTTTAAAGCAATTGGCACGACAAGCTTTGGAATTGCCCGCTCTCTTGGATTTACAGATGGTGAAAACATTGATTTTGATAGTCATTTAAAGATTATTAAAAGGATTGCTGATTCTGTTAAAATCCCCGTTTCTGCAGACATTGAGGCTGGTTATGGAGAAGACATGGATACAATCGTTTCTAATGTGTTAAGAACAGCTGATGCAGGTGTCGCAGGTATAAATATTGAGGATTCACTGAAGAAACAAATGGGACTTAAAGAAGTTGAACAGCACAGCCGCTTATTGTCAAAAATGAGAACAGAGTTAGATCGTACTGGCTTTGAAGGATTTTATATAAATGCCAGAATCGATACGTATCTCCAAAAGGAACATCCTCTTTTGGAAACAATCGATCGGGCAAAGGCATACGCAGAAAGCGGAGCCAGCGGAATTTTTGTTCCCGGATTGTCAGCAGATGAAGAAATAAAGGAAATTGTCTTTCATGTAAACGCTCCGCTTAATATTTTATCTTTACCTGGGCTAACGAATGGTACTAAGCTTAAAGAATTAGGAGTTAAACGCTTCAGCTTCGGAAATGCACTATCTGACAAAATGATATCTTTATTAGAGATGAATGCCGCTCACTTATTAGAGTATAGCGATACTGCACACTTATACGAGAAATAA
- a CDS encoding response regulator transcription factor: MHILLVDDEPLELEQLEYIIQHRFPYWTIHKAIDASKAVKVMNEYPISLALLDIQLPGKSGIELGLELKRLKKLDIVMVTAYQSFDYAQASIRLGAKDYITKPIIEEELCKVLENYQHSDVQSHIIQEAINIIHEQYSQKLSLSFLANQIHINSAYLSRKFHEEMKISFSEYLNDYRIEMAKQLLQESEKSISSISEECGFNSQHYFSVLFKKQTGLSPREYRLREKV; this comes from the coding sequence ATGCATATACTGCTTGTCGATGATGAACCTCTTGAACTAGAACAACTCGAATATATCATACAGCACCGTTTTCCTTATTGGACTATCCATAAAGCAATTGATGCATCAAAAGCTGTAAAAGTAATGAATGAATATCCTATTTCACTTGCTCTGCTGGATATTCAGCTGCCAGGAAAGTCCGGCATTGAACTAGGTCTAGAATTAAAAAGGCTAAAAAAACTTGACATCGTAATGGTAACCGCCTATCAGTCTTTTGATTATGCACAAGCTTCCATTCGATTAGGAGCAAAAGATTATATTACCAAGCCGATTATTGAAGAAGAGCTGTGCAAGGTGTTAGAGAACTATCAGCATTCGGATGTTCAATCACACATCATTCAAGAAGCAATAAATATTATCCATGAACAATATAGCCAAAAACTCTCCCTCTCCTTTCTGGCGAATCAAATCCATATCAACAGTGCCTATTTAAGCAGGAAGTTTCACGAAGAAATGAAAATCAGTTTCTCTGAATATCTAAATGACTATCGAATTGAAATGGCGAAACAATTACTGCAGGAATCAGAGAAATCCATATCTTCTATTTCAGAAGAGTGCGGATTTAATAGCCAGCATTATTTTAGCGTTTTATTTAAAAAACAGACTGGTTTATCACCGAGAGAATACAGGCTTAGAGAGAAGGTTTAA
- a CDS encoding sensor histidine kinase, with translation MITLESFSFYIMICVLAPLLGAFSLLFLFIFEKRLDQLKKEKTELMLKQELQEAKYNQLSRQIQPHFFFNTLNVILSLARLNRREELISSIEVLSKYLKFKYKETEPFITIEEEARYTQYYLDIQKIRFRERLEIIWKTENEVLSALIPPFLLQTLVENSFKHGLEKTPGSVKLIISIKEENEHIQLDVWNTSSPEVDYASYQEDDEIGLGLLNIQKRLQMLFPLKQTYLKLQQEEHGTNVQTLWPKLLIENRYNFQKES, from the coding sequence ATGATTACACTTGAGTCCTTTTCCTTCTATATAATGATTTGTGTTTTAGCCCCTTTACTCGGGGCTTTTAGCTTATTGTTCTTATTCATTTTTGAGAAAAGATTAGATCAATTAAAAAAGGAAAAAACAGAGTTAATGCTGAAACAGGAGCTTCAAGAAGCAAAATACAATCAGCTTAGCCGTCAAATACAGCCGCATTTCTTTTTTAATACACTGAATGTCATCCTTAGTTTAGCAAGATTAAACAGAAGAGAAGAACTGATTTCCTCCATCGAAGTTCTCTCTAAATACTTAAAATTCAAATACAAAGAAACAGAGCCTTTCATCACGATTGAAGAGGAAGCAAGATACACACAGTACTATCTGGATATTCAAAAAATCCGATTCAGAGAAAGACTTGAAATCATATGGAAAACTGAGAATGAGGTTTTAAGCGCCCTTATCCCGCCTTTCTTATTGCAAACTCTTGTTGAGAATTCTTTTAAACATGGATTGGAAAAGACACCCGGCAGTGTCAAATTAATCATCTCTATTAAAGAAGAAAACGAACATATTCAATTAGATGTATGGAATACCTCTTCTCCTGAAGTTGATTACGCATCTTATCAGGAAGACGATGAAATAGGCTTAGGTCTATTGAATATTCAAAAAAGGCTGCAAATGCTGTTCCCGCTAAAACAGACCTATCTTAAACTGCAGCAAGAAGAGCATGGGACAAACGTTCAAACTCTCTGGCCAAAATTATTGATAGAAAACCGCTATAATTTCCAAAAGGAGAGTTAA
- a CDS encoding ABC transporter ATP-binding protein, with protein MTEAIAVKKPLLEISGLKQYFPVKRESLFQPKQEVKAVDDISFTLYEGETLSIVGESGCGKSTTGRAILQLEKPTEGVIKYNGIDLTSLSKRDLRKMRGDIQVIFQDPYASLNPRQTVRKILKEAMTIQKVLPPSQQEQRMKELMDYVGLPLASLDRLPHEFSGGQRQRIGIARALSVNPKIIICDEAVSALDVSIQAQILNLLKRLQKELQLTYLFISHDLSVVRHISDRVMVMYLGKLVEVGSKHQLFQEPQHPYTKALLSAIPVAEISVKKKERIILKGDVPSPLNPPSGCKFHTRCPLATDLCIAELPPMIGKDGHFSRCHYV; from the coding sequence ATGACAGAAGCGATAGCTGTAAAAAAGCCATTATTAGAAATCAGTGGACTCAAGCAATACTTTCCTGTTAAACGTGAATCTCTGTTTCAGCCCAAACAGGAAGTAAAAGCAGTTGATGACATCAGCTTCACCCTTTATGAAGGGGAAACATTAAGTATTGTTGGGGAATCGGGATGCGGAAAATCAACTACCGGCCGTGCTATCCTGCAGCTGGAAAAACCAACTGAGGGAGTCATTAAATATAATGGAATAGACCTAACCAGTCTATCTAAAAGAGACCTAAGAAAAATGAGAGGTGATATTCAAGTTATCTTTCAGGATCCATATGCATCATTAAACCCGCGTCAAACCGTAAGAAAAATTTTGAAAGAAGCAATGACTATTCAGAAGGTGCTTCCACCATCACAGCAAGAGCAAAGAATGAAAGAACTCATGGATTATGTCGGTCTTCCCCTTGCTTCATTAGACCGTTTACCTCATGAATTCAGCGGCGGCCAAAGACAAAGAATCGGCATCGCCCGTGCGCTTTCAGTTAACCCTAAAATCATCATTTGTGATGAAGCCGTCTCTGCTCTCGATGTTTCCATTCAAGCACAGATTTTGAATTTATTAAAACGGCTTCAAAAAGAGCTGCAATTAACGTACCTTTTTATTTCACACGATCTTAGTGTAGTAAGACATATTTCTGATCGTGTGATGGTCATGTACTTAGGAAAGCTTGTAGAGGTAGGATCAAAACACCAATTGTTTCAGGAGCCGCAGCATCCCTATACAAAAGCATTACTATCAGCAATTCCAGTGGCAGAAATTTCAGTAAAGAAAAAAGAGAGAATCATTTTAAAAGGAGATGTTCCTTCTCCTTTAAATCCGCCGTCCGGATGCAAATTCCATACTCGCTGTCCTTTAGCGACAGATCTATGTATAGCTGAACTCCCCCCTATGATTGGAAAAGATGGTCATTTTTCCCGCTGTCATTACGTTTAA
- a CDS encoding ABC transporter ATP-binding protein yields MDKKVVLKVNNLKTYFSSKKGVTKAVDGIDFVLHEGETLGIVGESGCGKSMTSLSILRLIPSPPGKIVDGTINFKGKDILQMSEKELRQMRGNQISMIFQEPMTSLNPVIPVGEQIAEAIRVHQRLSKKDSWKKAVEMLDLVGIPSPDKRAKQEPFQLSGGMRQRVMIAMALACNPEILIADEPTTALDVTIQAQILELMKDLQKKLNMGIIFITHDLGVVAELCDKVAVMYAGQIVEYSTTEQLFVNPKHPYTTGLMSSLPKLHEDQEELQTMKGNVPSPYDMPKGCRFSPRCPLATAQCHEEEPSLATLEDGSQIRCFLYTPDSQKKGVKAK; encoded by the coding sequence ATGGATAAAAAAGTTGTGCTGAAAGTAAATAATCTCAAAACCTATTTTTCATCAAAAAAGGGCGTAACCAAAGCTGTCGATGGCATTGATTTTGTTCTGCATGAAGGGGAAACTCTTGGGATTGTCGGGGAATCAGGCTGTGGAAAAAGTATGACATCGCTTTCCATCCTTCGTCTTATCCCTTCTCCCCCGGGAAAAATTGTTGATGGAACAATTAACTTTAAGGGGAAAGATATTTTACAAATGTCTGAGAAAGAGCTGCGTCAGATGAGAGGAAATCAAATTTCGATGATTTTCCAAGAACCAATGACCTCTTTAAATCCAGTCATACCGGTTGGAGAACAAATTGCTGAAGCGATACGGGTTCATCAAAGGCTGTCTAAAAAGGACTCGTGGAAAAAAGCGGTTGAGATGCTGGATCTCGTTGGGATACCTTCTCCTGATAAACGGGCAAAACAGGAGCCCTTTCAGTTAAGCGGCGGAATGCGTCAGCGGGTAATGATTGCAATGGCTCTAGCTTGTAATCCGGAGATATTAATTGCAGACGAACCGACTACAGCACTTGATGTAACTATACAAGCGCAAATCCTGGAATTAATGAAAGATCTTCAAAAGAAATTAAATATGGGCATTATTTTTATCACTCATGATCTTGGTGTTGTTGCTGAATTATGTGACAAAGTAGCTGTAATGTACGCAGGTCAGATCGTTGAATACAGTACAACCGAACAGCTATTTGTAAACCCGAAACACCCATACACGACCGGTCTCATGTCCTCTCTGCCTAAACTGCATGAAGATCAGGAAGAATTACAAACAATGAAAGGAAATGTCCCTTCGCCATACGATATGCCGAAGGGATGCCGTTTTTCTCCTCGATGTCCGCTGGCAACAGCGCAATGCCATGAGGAGGAACCATCTCTTGCTACTTTAGAGGATGGCAGTCAAATTCGCTGTTTCCTTTATACCCCAGACTCACAAAAAAAAGGAGTGAAGGCAAAATGA